In Thermosphaera sp., the sequence CCTTGGGATAATAATTAATCAAGAAGCCCAAGAGCTAACATCATACTCGTTCGAAATAACCTTCACGTTCGCACAGTGGAACGAGGTGCCCTAATTTTTTTAAACATGTTCACGCCCGCTCATAACGGGCTTGAATTCGTAACATGTATTGGTGTATTGAGATGAATAAAATCATAATATATGCATTAAGCATCGCACTCATAGGCGTATCAGTCCTCGTAGGACTGGCCATGTGGTCGGACAACTTAAGCGCGAACTCCTACGTGTCCACGGGGGAGTTGGACTGGCACATTGTAGCTGGGCCAACCATCTGGCTCGACGCTTGCGGGCTTCCACCAGGCTATGGAATGTTTAAGGGGAACGATTGGAACGCATCGCTACTCCCCATGCCAGGAGCTGTTCAATTAGATAAGGATGTCGGATGTACTGATGTGACGCTGATAGACTCGGATGGAGACGGAGACTACGACGCAATGAATGTTACGCTAGTCAACGTCTACCCGTGGTACTATACTCACATAGCTATCAAGGTGCACAATGACGGGACGATCCCGCTTAAGATTTGGCGCGTAGTCTTCGATGGACGCGAATACTACGAGATAAACGAGGGAGAGCTTAACCAGGGCGTTGAAGTAGACTTAGACGGCGACGGATTACCGGACATACTTGTGTGGTGGGGCGATAATTTCGGAGTTCAACTTCATCCCTGCCAATCCGCGGACATCAGCTTCGACTTGACGATACTTCAGACAGCCCCCCAGGGGGCCTCGCTGTCTTTCACAATATACTTTGAAGCTATAGCTTGGAACGAGTACTACGTGCCCTCTCCAACCCCTGCTCCGTGACCGGAGTGAAACGTAGAGTGTTCAAAATGATAAAACCTTTTTTTAAGCAAAACCTTCACATAATTGTCTCGCTTCTATCATATCTCATTGTTTTCTCTGGATTATTCCTCAGGGCTCTTTATGGTTTATCCTTCTATCTCGTGCCCTCAATGGTTTTTCTAATATCCTTCATCATAAATTATGCCTACCTGAGAAGGTATTGGGTAGGGGACTCTGCTTATTTCAATGCATTATCTTTCATCACTCACCTTGCAGTATTTGTTCTCTCAGGGTTGCTTGCAGGGTTGGGCTTCAACACGTTGTTGATGACTCCGCTCGGATACGTCTTAAACTCCGCGCTAGCCATATCCACGGTCCTCTACCTTGAATCCTTCCGTTCGGAATTGGTCTTCAAGAATTTGAAACATGCGGGTCCGCTAACAGTTTTCATAGCGCTGTCCATCATGACATCGCTCATGTATACTCTCGTGTTCGAGGGTACCGGTATCAGCATGACCTGGTTTATAAAGTATTTATCGTTCACAGCATATTCTATCGTTCTCTCATTAATTGCGCGGCGGTTTAGCTTCAAGACTCAAGCGATAACAATGACCTCCTACGTAGTATTCTTCAGACTGGCTCCTGTAATCCCGGCTAGAACCACCATCCTACTAACTACACTTCCATTGATTACGCTTTCAATTCTTCTACCAGGCCTCCTACACCTCTTTTCGAAACCCATCACTCTTCGAATCATCCCCTACAGACTGCGCAGGCGTGGGCGATTACTCACCATATTTCTAACAGCGTTATCCTTTGCACTCTTCGCATCTTTTCTCTTTGGCGTTAGGTTTTTCGCAGTCAGCAGTGGTAGCATGACTCCATCGATCAATGTAGGAGATGTAGTGGTTTCCGCGCCTACTTCACCAGGCGGGATCAAGCCTGGCGACGTCATAGTTTTCAAGGGCGGTTCAAGCATCATCGTCCACAGAGTTATTGAGCCTGCGGGCGACGATTGTTTCATAACGAGGGGGGATGCTAACGAAAGCCCTGATCCCCTGTGGGCTTGTGGAGGCAGTATCATTGGAAGAGTGATCTTCACCATCCCCATGATAGGATGGACCACTCTATACTTGCTCCAGGCTACCGGCAGCTTGAATGCATCCATCTCGCTAATATTGTCTTTATTATCTTTAATCTACGTTTACTATATCGTAAGAGGAGTTGTCAGGTATTGAAAAAACTTTTCTCTAATTCGAGCTTAGTTCTTAAAAACCGCGCGAGGGTCTTTTCGATCGTTGTCACCATCGCATTCATAGCTTTATTCGCGGTGGGCGCGTTCTACCTCTCGGAGAGCTATAGGGTGCAGCCCTACGTTGTTCACAAAGATGTTTTCAAAACCGCTGAGCTAAGCTCTCAAGTAGGTTACAATGTTTACGTTAAGCCATCGCTCATTTACGATTACGCAGGAGTAGTCAATTATTCGACCATATACCTATCTCTCGCGGACAGTATAGACTACTTTTTTAACATCTCGTGGTTTGTAAGCAACAGTACTAGTTATGGTTACGTGGAGAAGCTGGAACCATTCGTCCGCCCTGCCCTATCTATCTCTACTTCATCATGGAGCAAGAACTTCACTATAGAGCCGGATGTAAACGCCTCTGGAAACACGATCAGCGTTAAAGGAGCTTTCAACATCTCCGACATAACTGACCTCGTTGAAGCTATCGACTCGGAGATAAGAGTTACTTCGTGGAGGTTTGACGCAGTAATAACGATCGAAGTCGGAGTCAACGTTGCATACTCCTCCGGTTTCAGAACCACGTATGTTTTGAAGCCGTTGATTACGCTGAGCTTCAATAGAATCTACAACTTATTATCGATAACAACAGAGGGTTTATCGAATACTTACAGCGTTGAGAACCAGAGAACAGTTGAAAACACTATTAGTTTACCGCTCGGAATTAGAGCGAGGGTTTCAACCGTGAGGAGCCTGGCCGCGATCTCCACTCTAATATCAGGTGCTTTATTAATGGCTCTGACGTATGCGACTTTGCGAGTATATGGAGTAACGGGGTTGAGGAATGGCAGGGTGAGGTGGAAAAGCGTCAAGGGGAGGCTTGAGGAGTATCGTTTCAGGACAATAGTTATAGAGGATCCTGCCGATTTTGAAGCCCTATCCAAGAGGTTTGATGTGCCGATCGTGTACTCGGATAGCGAGAAAAAATACTATTTAGTAATCGGGGATACCGCGTACGTCTATGCGGAGAAAACAAGCTAGATAGGTTTGACAAAACCCCACTTCTCCAACGCTCTCACCAGCTCCCTGTGGGTTCTAGCGTACTCGTCGAGAGGAATACCCTTCACTATTGCTTCGAGCGCTTGTCTAACGGCGGCTGCGCCGGCTCTAGGACCATCCGGGTGTCCTACGACTCCTCCTCCAACCTGCAAGACAATGTTCGTGCCCAGGGCCTCCACGACAGGTGGAAGATTGCCTGGGTGGAGCCCGCCAGAGGAGACCGGCACCGCCGGCTTTATATGATGCATCTCCTGAGGTAAGTGGAAAACGTCGTCCGGATCTGGTTTGAAACTGCTCTCCCTGAGTATCCTTGCACACCTTACTACATCCAGCTTTCCTCCTTCGAGCTTCCCTGCTCCCGCAGTACCTACGTGTAGCTGATCGACTCCTATCACTCTGTAGAGCTTGGCGAGGACGAACATCGATATGCCGTGGTATGGGTTCCTAGTAAAGGAGGCATGCATTGCTCTGTGAGCGTGGACGGCTAGCCCGTACTCCTCGGCCAGGTCCCTGATATAGTTTAAAACTCCCCACCCGGAGACAACTACGTCCACCATCACGTAGGGGTTCCCGTAGTCTGCAACGAGTCTAAGCCTCTTCTCCATCTCCCTAACGTCGGAGGTTATGTTTGCGAACCATACCTTCCTCTCCCCGGTTTCTTTTTCAACCTTGTCGATAACCTTCATGATGGACTTAGCCCTGGCTTCGAAGCTACAGTATTTTGGACTAGTCAAGTTTTCATCATCTTTCATGTAGTCCAGTCCGCCCATTAACAACTCTGTTGAAAGCTTTTCAACTTCTTCGGGCGAGTAGCCCACTTTGGGCTTTGGAACTGTACCCACGATGGGCCTATCATGGATCTTGAAGATCTCCCTAACTCCTTCAACTCCTTTAGACGGACCCTTGAAATCCTTCAGGAACTTTCTAGGCAGGTAAATGTCTTCAAGCCTTAATCCCTCTACACGCCTCATCCCGAAAATGTTTCCAGCAATGCTCGCCAATAATCCCGGGATGTTTCCCTCTTCAAATAATTCGACAGGATAAGCGATCTTAACGATCCACGAGCCATCTCTCATGTCTATGAATTCATATGCTCTCCCGCTAAGCCTTCTAACTCTCTCAACATCATACCAGCTGTATATCGAGGTCCAGGTCCCAGTGCTACTTTCAGCGGCCACCCCTCCGGCAGCATCATCTATCGTGAAGCCTTGTGCGGGTTTGATTCTGAAGACAGCTATCACATGATTATCGGGGTCAGGAGTGAAGGATTTGTCAATGTATTCATGATAGGTTTCGAAGTCGAATTTTTCAGGCACCACAATACCCTCCGGTAGGTTTAAACATAAATTGTTCAAGAGGGGTAATAAACATTAAATTGGTTAAGGCGGAGGCCGGTGATCATGGAGGATGCTTCGATCGGCTTGCGCGAGGGCTTCGAATTCCTTGAACATATGAGCGATATCTATGTAAGAGCTCGCGGCAGGAGCCTTTTAGAGTTGCTTGAGAACTCCGGGCTTGCACTGTTTGAAGCGATGACTGATACTTCAAAACTACTCGAGAGAGTTGATAGGACCGTCATCGCCGAGGGCTTCGATCTCGAGAACCTTTTGTATAAATGGCTCGAGAACCTCTTAATCCTTTACTACTCCGAGCGCTTAATGTGCAAGAAGGTGAGAATTGAAGAGTTTAGGATCGAAAGGGAGAATGGAGACGAGCGTTACTTCGTTAAAGCCGTGTGCAGGGGCGACTTCTTTGACCCAAGCATCCATGAAGCAAGGGTTGAGATTAAATCTCCCACATACAGTTTGATGAGGATTGAGAAGACGGCGGATTATTGGACCGCTTACTTCGTGCTAGATATATAAGTCTTAATCAAGCCTGCGCATTGATTACAGAAGCGTTCAGTCTTCTCATCAACCTCCATAATGCTGTTGCTGAACCTCATGACGCAGGACTTGTTACCGCAGTGTTTGAGCCCCAGCAGGTGTCCAAGCTCGTGAACCACTTCCTTAGAAAGCCTTTGTGAATACCTGCTGGGATCTGGTGGTCCACCGTAAAACTCCGTTCTCAAACGCTTAGTGAACACCACGGCGATGCCGCGGGATGGGACGGCCTCTCCGAACACGAAGTTCAATCCGTACTCGTATCCATCAATGTAGCCGATTCCGAGGATGAGAATACTCCTGCTAGCACGGAAGATCATGAAGTGCTTGTCAAGCTGATCGATCAAGCACTGGGCGACATACTGTCCTCTATCCCAATCGAAACACTTTAGAGACGGCTTAAACACCCCGGGCCAGGGGATGACTTCGGCAGTAACTCCCACCTCTGCAAGCGTTTTTGAAATACTTTCCTTCAAGCTGTCCAAGTACTCTAGCACGCCGTGAGTAGTCATCGGAACCAGCAGTATCTCCATACGATAAACACCAAGCCGATCTAGTTTTAAGAAAAACACGAAGGGTTTAATAAAACAGGAGTGCCGCCGCGGGGACTTGAACCCCGGACATCCCGGTCTTCAGCCGGGCGCTCTCCCAGCTGAGCTACGGCGGCCTATATTTTCTTAGATTATCAGGGTTTATTAGTTTTATAATTTAACTCCAGGATATATAAAAACGTAAGGTGTGATTCAATGCTTGCGGCAATTCTCGCTGGTGGATATGGCAAGAGGCTCAGACCCTTCACTAATGATGTTCCAAAACCCATGGTTCAAATAGGAGATAAGCCCCTGATCGATTGGCAAATTGAATGGTTGAAGAAACATGGTTTCAACGAAATAATCTTGCTGGTTGGCTACAAGAAGGAGAAAATGATCGAGCACGTGGGAAGCGGGTCTAAGTACGGCATTAGAGTCACCTACGTTGTCGAGGATGAACCTCTTGGCACGGGCGGAGCGGTGAAGAACGCTGAACACATTCTTAGCAGGGCAAACGTATTCCTCGTGGTCAACGGAGATATAATAACTAATCTCGACCCGACCCGCCTCATCGAGAAATTGGATTCAACCCCAGGATTAATGGGCGTTATAGCCTCCATCCCCCTCCCAAGCCCCTATGGAGTGCTGGAGATAAACGGGGATAGAGTGCTCGGGTTCGCAGAGAAGCCGATGCTCAAAGACTACTGGATCAACGCTGGAGTGTACGCTTTGAAGCCTGAGGCGTTAAAGTACTTTCCCGACAAGGGAGACCTGGAGAAGACAGCATTCCCAGCGATGGCGAGGGAAGGAGTCCTCGGCACCGTGCAGTACGTGAACGTGTTCTGGAAGGCAATAGACACGTACAAGGAGCTGGAGGAAGCATCCAGGATCCTCTCGGAAAAATACGGCTGGTAGCCAAGCAATTCGATCCGATCATCAGTCATTTAAGGCCGAGCATTTTGAGTAGATGATGGGATCGTTAAGCACTTTCCCGCATCAAACCGTGACTGCGCAAGCCGTAATTCTGCTTTATTTCTGGACGAATGCGGGTTCAAATAACCACAGTGTTATGTTTAACCATCATTTTTCAAACTCACCAGGCTAGCAGTAGGTCGCGCATGGTCAGTCGACCACCCTGAACACCTATACCGCGAGCCCCGATATACTCATTTCAGGGTTTTCGCCTTCACCTTGTTTAAGATTTAAAGGGGCACACCCGGGCAAGGGGGAAGCCGAGCCTGGGGTAAACGTACTTGGGTATGGCCTTAAGCAAGTGCCTGCCGGGCATTTCGTAGGGGGTTGGAAGAGGTGTCCACCGAGGATGAATTTTAAACTCCATTGACCAGAACTCCCGGACCTTGAGAGCGTCTAAAAGCCCGTTCTTATCCAGGAACATGGGGTAATCCCTATACCCTCTAGGGCTCATCCTGCAAGCCCTTTCCATGAAGGCTATTACTTTACTCACTGGAGGCTTGACCCATTCCTCCTGCGTCTTCAACGTCGTTATTTTCAACGCATTTGCAGCGGCTTCTTCATAGGGGTTGTATCCATGCGGAGACCTTGTGTTCCGTATGTATCGAAGATAGACAGGTCTATGGTCGATAGTCTCCACTATGGTTGCAACATATTCTGTGAGGAAGTGGAAGTATTCATGTTGAAGCACTGCGTAACAGCAGTAGTGGAGTGAGTCGGCGAAGCTTATCGAGATGGTCTTGTGCATCATTAATGCGAGAGCCGAGAGGCGGGGGACGTGAACGTAGATGCCCCAATTCTTGTAGAGGTGGAAGGGTGAGTACCAGGCCAACGCATCTACGCCACGCCCCTCTATTATTCCCATAATCTCCCGCTCATGATGCATTCCCATTTCATACAATTCTTCGATGATTTTGCGATCAACATCGGGCTTTTCACGGTATTGACTAGTATCCTCCTCGTCCTCCGTAAAGCCCTCTTCCGATGGCGTGCCGTATCTCTGCTTGACTAATCTACCCCTTAGAGAAATATCCGGCGGTTCCGGCTCCACGTCTCGAAGATCGTAAAAGGATGAATATTCATTTCTTAAGGCTTCTACGAGTTCTCGCAGGTGATTTATCATCAAACTACCTCGAGAGCCCAAATATCTTCTCTGTGAATCTAGAAATAAAAGCGTGTCTGCCGAACGGAGAGAGTCGAGATAGACTGGTGGAAAGTGCCACGCGCACTCCACTGAGCAGAATACTATGTGCAACTCGTTGAGTGATTATGGGGCCTGGAGCATTATTCAATGATCGAATCGTAGAGGTGCAATGCGGCGGCCGGGATTTGAACCCGGGATCTCCGGCTTGGAGGGCCGGCGTCCTAGTCCAGGCTAGACGACCGCCGCATCAATATATTGAGTATTATGGGGATGTTTATAAAACTTGCAGGATCTTATTTAAGCGGTGTAGCGATATATTGGTTTAGTGATGATAAGAGGGTCTCATGAGCTAGGAGGCTGTGATGAGAGCCGGAAATCCTGAATGATTGTCACCGTTTTAGATCCTTTCGCATACCCTAGCTTTTCCATCCCAAAAGGGTTTCGCGCGAGCGTTATACGGGATTAAGGCGAGCCCGAAGTCTTTAATTTCCTCGTCGAGGATAGTATGTGTCGTGGAGCACATGAGGATATTATTGGTTTCGGACATTCACGGTAACATGGAGGCTTTTCGCGCAGTTCTCGAGGGGGCAGGGGCTTGGGATGAGCTGTGGGTTTTAGGTGACCTGGTCGACTACGGCCCCGAGCCCGATAGAGTTGTTGACGCTGTTAGGGAGTTGAAGCCACGCATCGTTCTCTCGGGGAATCACGACTACGCTGTTGCGAATGGGGTTGATTGCGGATGCGGCGAGAAGACCCATGGTCTAAGCGTATATACTAGGCAACACATATCTCTCAAACTACTATCTAAGGAGCAGGTGGCCTGGCTCAAGGGCTTGAAGCCGATGGAGGAGGTTGAAGCTGGAGGGGTCGGAGTCATCGCAGTCCACGGCAGCCCTCGCAACCCCCTTTACGACTACATGCTCCCCGACCTTCCACGGGAGGTTTTAAAGAAAATGCTTGCCCCTCAATCATCAAGTTATGCCTTACCGGGGAGACAGAGAGCGCTCGCCCAGGGCGTGATTGTCTCGGGTCACACGCATTTTCCAGCGGATTTTAAGATTGATTCTTCTAGAGTATTAAATCCTGGCAGTGTTGGACAGCCTAGGGACGGGGATCCTCGGGCGTCTTGCGGATTACTCGATACTGATACCTTGGAGTTCAGAGTCGTCAGAGTAAAGTACGATATCGGTGCAGTATTATCCAAGCTCAACAACCTTGTCACTGATCGCAAGGTTTACGAGAGTCTTGCCCGAATCCTTCTCCACGGAAGAGTTTGAAGCGGTTTTCAATGGTTCAAAATATTTAGGACGATAGATTTTATTGAGCTTTGAATTAGAAGGAATGAGTATAATGAATTTGGTAACCAAGAGCGTCTTGGAATCCAAGGGGTATAGTTTCATAACTTTCACGGAGCCCCCAGTCGAGCCATCCTACTCTGAACTGCTCTTCAAGGATGTTGTAGCAGAGTTTGCCTCCATAGAGCTTGGAAGTAGACGTTTGTATAAGCATCAATTAGAGGCTTTTGAATCACTTGGCAAGGGGCTTAATGTTCTACTTATTGCGGGCACAGGAAGCGGCAAGACAGAGGCCTGGATGCTGTATGCGCTGGACAGGATTAAGCGTGATGCGAGGTTCAGAGCCATCGCTCTGTACCCTACTCTGGCTTTAGCTAATGATCAGATAAGGCGTATCGAGAAGTACGTGGGGCTGGTCGGGGGCAAAACCATTCAAATAGACAGCGTTAAGAAGGAAGAATACGTGAAGAAGCATGGTTCGACGTGGCTGAGAGAAGCAGTCGCTACCTCTAACGTTGTAATCTCGAATCCTGCTTTCCTAATGCATGATTTAAAGAAGTACCTTCTGAGGAAGTCTCAGGGAGTCCTGGCGGGTCTGTATAGTAAACTCGACCTCATCATCGTGGATGAGATCGACTTTTACGACCCCCGTAGCCTCGCCCTCCTAATGGGCGTTGTACAGATACTAAGTGATATAAGCGATGTGAAGCCTCAAGTAGCTGTTTTAACAGCTACTCTCTCAAACCCGGATGACATGGGCTTGTTTCTGAAGAAGGCAACTGGGCGCGACTACGCTGTAATACAGGGGGAGCCTTTTAGAATAACCAACCACTACTACATCGTCCTCGGCAAGAACCTCGGCGAAGTATACAAGAGCGTGAGGAGAGTATGGTTTGAAGCGGTTAAAGCACACCCCGAACTCCTGCAGTACAATAACATAGTTGAAGATTACTCGAAGTTCGAGAAGGAGGCTTACAGGATAACATCGATTCTTGAGGGACTGGGGTACGAAGTGCCAAGTATAAGTGTCAACCCGGCTGAGATAATCACGGAGTTTTTCAAGGACGACTACGTAACCCTGGTTTTCACTAGGAGCATTAGCTCGACTGAGGAACTCGTTAGAAGCATTAAACAGTACGTAGGGGAGGATGCCCCGCTCGCAAGCCATCACCACCTGGTGTCGAAAGCCAGGAGAGAAGAGGTTGAGGAGAAAGCCAGGAGGGGCGAGGTCAAAGTCATAGTCTCGCCGAGAACCCTGTCTCAGGGAATAGATATAGGAACGATCAGGAGAATCGTACACCTAGGACTCCCCGACGACGTCAAAGAGTTCTATCAACGCGAGGGCAGGAAAGGGAGGAGGAAGGAGCTCGAGTACGCGGAGACCATTATAATACCCTATACCAGGTGGGATAGGGAGCTGTTGAACAATGGGCTCGACACGCTGAGCAAGTGGCTCGAACTAGGGGTTGAGAAGACGCTTGTGAACGAGGAAAACCTGTACATTCACTTGTTCACGGGCGTGGTTAAGCTTAAATCCCCTTGGTATAGAATGGAGCTCAGCCAGCTCGAGAGAGAAGCCTTATCTAAAGCTGGAATCCTCGCAAAGGATGGTGTCAATCAAGAACTCCTAGACTGGGTTTTCGAGAGAATGAACTTCTACGAGTTCGCACCTCCGTACGGGATTAAAAGATACATTGAAAAGAACGGCGAGTTGAGGCCGTTGGAGCCCATTGGTCATGTAGATTTGATCGAGAAGTTCCAGCCGGGCTGTATAGACTATTCGGAGGACGCGTTAGTGGTTTCAATCGAGTATGGTAGGACGTCTAGGCACGTTAGAAGCGTGATCGAGAAGCCGATAAAGCAGATAGACTTCTACTCCCACGATGCATTATCCATCGCCGCGGAAGAGTACAAGTACGTCAAGATGAACTGGGGCGAGAAGCCCAGTTTGATCAAAGATCTTTTAACGGGGAGGATAACCAGCGAAGAGCTCTGCGTAGTGTACGTCCCGAGAAACGGGTTCGGCAGGTATAGGAAAATCCCAGAGAGATGCATATGGACTGTGAGGTCGGAGAGGCCGAGATACGCTAAGGTAGACAACAACCCGCTAGTCTTCTATGATAAGAAGACCATATACGTTCCGACGCCAACGGGAGGAGAGTATAGGGATTTCACGTACGG encodes:
- a CDS encoding DEAD/DEAH box helicase, which translates into the protein MSIMNLVTKSVLESKGYSFITFTEPPVEPSYSELLFKDVVAEFASIELGSRRLYKHQLEAFESLGKGLNVLLIAGTGSGKTEAWMLYALDRIKRDARFRAIALYPTLALANDQIRRIEKYVGLVGGKTIQIDSVKKEEYVKKHGSTWLREAVATSNVVISNPAFLMHDLKKYLLRKSQGVLAGLYSKLDLIIVDEIDFYDPRSLALLMGVVQILSDISDVKPQVAVLTATLSNPDDMGLFLKKATGRDYAVIQGEPFRITNHYYIVLGKNLGEVYKSVRRVWFEAVKAHPELLQYNNIVEDYSKFEKEAYRITSILEGLGYEVPSISVNPAEIITEFFKDDYVTLVFTRSISSTEELVRSIKQYVGEDAPLASHHHLVSKARREEVEEKARRGEVKVIVSPRTLSQGIDIGTIRRIVHLGLPDDVKEFYQREGRKGRRKELEYAETIIIPYTRWDRELLNNGLDTLSKWLELGVEKTLVNEENLYIHLFTGVVKLKSPWYRMELSQLEREALSKAGILAKDGVNQELLDWVFERMNFYEFAPPYGIKRYIEKNGELRPLEPIGHVDLIEKFQPGCIDYSEDALVVSIEYGRTSRHVRSVIEKPIKQIDFYSHDALSIAAEEYKYVKMNWGEKPSLIKDLLTGRITSEELCVVYVPRNGFGRYRKIPERCIWTVRSERPRYAKVDNNPLVFYDKKTIYVPTPTGGEYRDFTYGYIYDVEMEEDSELLRLALAALMVLLRRRLGIAFETVMYDVVKVGEYKYFSLHEPVSAGVIDKLDWLSIRSEVEKYAFDDLDRILISSIDDIAYSTLVSLKFNWSLVKAEMLRVIDYVLAKEKIRAIIEGVETLIPRPSPALKTLSLAIITEVLDEEATSPSLLVSIGYYDGGVSRVVSELYPPIPYIKPPPQVLEVEREILDKVLYEDFKVVVEDRSAVLRQLRTANLRHLSSLLEKEWDKVIDLAKKSSDYSVKMFTPEAVSLIEDRDQWIQPADVQLVLKRLRESKSLTDDLRRELQRFLSRKARLNYIANLVLNELARKKSLRSGGGTGVI
- a CDS encoding signal peptidase I gives rise to the protein MIKPFFKQNLHIIVSLLSYLIVFSGLFLRALYGLSFYLVPSMVFLISFIINYAYLRRYWVGDSAYFNALSFITHLAVFVLSGLLAGLGFNTLLMTPLGYVLNSALAISTVLYLESFRSELVFKNLKHAGPLTVFIALSIMTSLMYTLVFEGTGISMTWFIKYLSFTAYSIVLSLIARRFSFKTQAITMTSYVVFFRLAPVIPARTTILLTTLPLITLSILLPGLLHLFSKPITLRIIPYRLRRRGRLLTIFLTALSFALFASFLFGVRFFAVSSGSMTPSINVGDVVVSAPTSPGGIKPGDVIVFKGGSSIIVHRVIEPAGDDCFITRGDANESPDPLWACGGSIIGRVIFTIPMIGWTTLYLLQATGSLNASISLILSLLSLIYVYYIVRGVVRY
- a CDS encoding archaemetzincin family Zn-dependent metalloprotease, producing the protein MEILLVPMTTHGVLEYLDSLKESISKTLAEVGVTAEVIPWPGVFKPSLKCFDWDRGQYVAQCLIDQLDKHFMIFRASRSILILGIGYIDGYEYGLNFVFGEAVPSRGIAVVFTKRLRTEFYGGPPDPSRYSQRLSKEVVHELGHLLGLKHCGNKSCVMRFSNSIMEVDEKTERFCNQCAGLIKTYISSTK
- a CDS encoding metallophosphoesterase family protein, yielding MRILLVSDIHGNMEAFRAVLEGAGAWDELWVLGDLVDYGPEPDRVVDAVRELKPRIVLSGNHDYAVANGVDCGCGEKTHGLSVYTRQHISLKLLSKEQVAWLKGLKPMEEVEAGGVGVIAVHGSPRNPLYDYMLPDLPREVLKKMLAPQSSSYALPGRQRALAQGVIVSGHTHFPADFKIDSSRVLNPGSVGQPRDGDPRASCGLLDTDTLEFRVVRVKYDIGAVLSKLNNLVTDRKVYESLARILLHGRV
- a CDS encoding nucleotidyltransferase family protein, whose translation is MLAAILAGGYGKRLRPFTNDVPKPMVQIGDKPLIDWQIEWLKKHGFNEIILLVGYKKEKMIEHVGSGSKYGIRVTYVVEDEPLGTGGAVKNAEHILSRANVFLVVNGDIITNLDPTRLIEKLDSTPGLMGVIASIPLPSPYGVLEINGDRVLGFAEKPMLKDYWINAGVYALKPEALKYFPDKGDLEKTAFPAMAREGVLGTVQYVNVFWKAIDTYKELEEASRILSEKYGW
- the rbcL gene encoding type III ribulose-bisphosphate carboxylase: MPEKFDFETYHEYIDKSFTPDPDNHVIAVFRIKPAQGFTIDDAAGGVAAESSTGTWTSIYSWYDVERVRRLSGRAYEFIDMRDGSWIVKIAYPVELFEEGNIPGLLASIAGNIFGMRRVEGLRLEDIYLPRKFLKDFKGPSKGVEGVREIFKIHDRPIVGTVPKPKVGYSPEEVEKLSTELLMGGLDYMKDDENLTSPKYCSFEARAKSIMKVIDKVEKETGERKVWFANITSDVREMEKRLRLVADYGNPYVMVDVVVSGWGVLNYIRDLAEEYGLAVHAHRAMHASFTRNPYHGISMFVLAKLYRVIGVDQLHVGTAGAGKLEGGKLDVVRCARILRESSFKPDPDDVFHLPQEMHHIKPAVPVSSGGLHPGNLPPVVEALGTNIVLQVGGGVVGHPDGPRAGAAAVRQALEAIVKGIPLDEYARTHRELVRALEKWGFVKPI
- a CDS encoding archease, with product MEDASIGLREGFEFLEHMSDIYVRARGRSLLELLENSGLALFEAMTDTSKLLERVDRTVIAEGFDLENLLYKWLENLLILYYSERLMCKKVRIEEFRIERENGDERYFVKAVCRGDFFDPSIHEARVEIKSPTYSLMRIEKTADYWTAYFVLDI